The Chthoniobacterales bacterium genome includes a window with the following:
- a CDS encoding N-acetylmuramoyl-L-alanine amidase yields the protein MATPILTLRTFPRIGERPDGAAVRGMANLMNRARLLTFLAGILLAFGWLPNLQADSLRNFSTVVIDAGHGGHDRGGIPGNYVTEKTVNLDVAARLSQKLRAAGLRTVMTRSDDTFIPLSGRVAAANYRSGCIFVSVHFNSAPNRDARGIETYFYSSKSYPLAAAIHRRVITVAAEDRHIRQRGYYVLRNCRAPAVLVECGFLTNREDGRLALSASYRDRLASEISRGILAARRSSY from the coding sequence GTGGCGACTCCCATCTTGACCCTGCGGACATTTCCACGGATAGGAGAACGTCCTGACGGCGCGGCTGTTCGGGGCATGGCCAATCTCATGAATCGCGCACGACTCCTCACCTTCCTCGCGGGCATCCTGCTCGCCTTCGGCTGGCTGCCAAATCTACAGGCCGATTCGCTGCGCAACTTCAGCACCGTCGTCATCGACGCGGGCCACGGCGGCCACGATCGCGGCGGCATCCCAGGCAACTACGTCACCGAGAAAACCGTCAATCTCGACGTCGCCGCGCGTCTCTCGCAGAAACTCCGCGCTGCCGGTCTGCGCACCGTCATGACCCGCTCCGACGACACTTTCATTCCGCTCAGTGGCCGGGTCGCCGCCGCCAACTATCGTTCGGGTTGCATCTTCGTCTCAGTCCACTTCAACTCCGCTCCAAACCGCGACGCGCGCGGCATCGAGACCTACTTTTATTCGTCGAAATCCTACCCGCTCGCCGCCGCCATTCATCGCCGGGTCATCACGGTGGCCGCCGAGGACCGCCACATTCGCCAGCGCGGTTACTACGTTTTGAGAAACTGCCGGGCGCCTGCGGTGCTGGTCGAATGCGGCTTCCTCACCAACCGCGAGGACGGGCGGCTCGCCCTCAGCGCCAGCTACCGCGACCGGCTCGCCAGCGAAATCTCGCGGGGCATCCTCGCCGCCCGCCGGAGCAGTTACTAG
- a CDS encoding SUMF1/EgtB/PvdO family nonheme iron enzyme has protein sequence MKILVVDDEEIIVESLVEIIRSYGDFTVEGVLSGPDALAKVDEMGGIDLLITDVVMDRMDGFALRDVLRRMHPKLHVIFVTGYDLSDYAANVGEALILSKPIQSTAILQEVHRVWEEIEGLGVGSTQPEPSTAVFAAPTSTAELTPVIKAEPTAATSTDLRALVQKQGFTGQLDQFQLVDIIQMCCMSRRTGRLRVSHGVESGIIYLREGNMTHCIVGDLRGEHGVYKIIGWDVGQFTFEYGMVPEEQTIMVGWEHLVMEGCRRRDESGEGQEMLTEAERSLVGKVLGDYEVVRKLGEGRWGETYEAIQASVRRPVAMKVLRADLANEGSMVQEFVADASTKANVQHPSIVSVFEAGQSNGLYFYTREYIDGATLADYQAQGAVIDDQTALKVIRVVAEALSYLSQGKVPRSLLSAKSIYIANDGRPRLANLAHVRHDSEAVVQREIQELSRIVSATMQGAVGASPGMRAMLSRMRIDGAGGFLSYGALLQGVKALEPNVVPAEAFKMNERDRAAIKAVEAAKKQQKRTMLYSTIGMFILLWLVAGTFYVKFIRPRSKVTNVLVKVPAGPFIYQDGKTLSLPDFWIDKYEVTIAQYAAFLEALEKNPTTKYDAPSQPKGKSHTPKDWERFYVQARKAKTFEFAPINLDTPIFNVDWYDAYAFAKWAGRRLPTEQEWEKAARGPNGNLYAWGNTFDTSKLNSSADYNSDPRVEGTKDGYNRWAPVDKHPTDKSEYGALDMTGNVSEWTASTERVMGFDTPVIRGGSFRLPDYELTKRRLDLLQEQATMSVGFRTVSDTPPAAK, from the coding sequence ATGAAGATACTGGTCGTCGATGATGAAGAAATCATAGTGGAGTCATTGGTCGAAATCATTCGATCCTACGGAGATTTCACGGTGGAGGGTGTGTTGAGCGGTCCCGATGCGCTGGCCAAGGTGGATGAAATGGGCGGCATCGATCTGCTGATCACGGATGTGGTGATGGATCGGATGGATGGTTTTGCGCTGCGCGATGTGCTGCGAAGGATGCACCCCAAGTTGCATGTGATTTTTGTGACGGGCTATGATTTGAGCGACTACGCGGCAAACGTGGGCGAGGCGTTGATCCTGTCGAAGCCGATCCAGTCCACGGCGATTTTGCAGGAAGTCCACCGTGTATGGGAGGAGATCGAGGGATTGGGCGTGGGTTCTACGCAACCCGAGCCCTCCACGGCGGTGTTTGCCGCGCCGACGAGCACGGCGGAACTGACACCGGTGATCAAGGCGGAGCCGACGGCGGCAACCTCGACCGATCTGCGGGCGCTGGTGCAGAAGCAGGGTTTCACGGGGCAGCTCGATCAATTTCAGCTCGTGGACATTATTCAAATGTGCTGCATGAGCCGGCGCACGGGGCGTCTGCGCGTGTCGCATGGGGTGGAGAGCGGCATTATTTATCTGAGGGAAGGAAACATGACGCACTGCATCGTCGGCGATCTGCGCGGCGAGCACGGCGTGTATAAAATCATCGGCTGGGACGTGGGGCAGTTTACCTTCGAATACGGCATGGTGCCCGAGGAGCAGACGATCATGGTGGGCTGGGAACATCTCGTGATGGAAGGCTGCCGCCGCCGCGACGAGAGCGGGGAGGGGCAGGAGATGCTCACCGAGGCCGAGCGCAGCCTGGTCGGCAAAGTTTTGGGCGATTATGAAGTCGTCCGCAAGCTGGGCGAGGGCCGCTGGGGCGAAACTTACGAGGCGATCCAGGCTTCCGTGCGCCGTCCGGTAGCGATGAAAGTCCTGCGCGCCGATCTGGCGAACGAAGGCAGCATGGTCCAGGAATTTGTGGCCGACGCCAGCACAAAGGCGAACGTGCAACATCCGTCGATCGTGTCGGTCTTCGAGGCTGGGCAATCCAATGGGCTCTATTTCTACACTCGCGAATATATCGACGGGGCGACTCTGGCAGATTATCAGGCGCAGGGAGCGGTGATCGACGACCAGACAGCGTTGAAAGTCATCCGGGTCGTGGCGGAGGCGTTGTCCTATCTCAGCCAGGGGAAAGTGCCGCGCAGCCTGCTTTCGGCGAAAAGCATTTACATCGCCAATGACGGCCGTCCGCGCCTGGCGAATCTGGCTCATGTGAGGCACGATTCCGAGGCTGTCGTGCAACGGGAAATCCAGGAGTTGTCCCGAATCGTGAGCGCTACCATGCAAGGCGCGGTCGGGGCGTCGCCCGGGATGCGGGCGATGCTGTCACGGATGCGGATCGACGGCGCGGGCGGGTTCCTTTCCTATGGCGCTCTGCTGCAAGGGGTGAAAGCACTCGAACCCAACGTCGTCCCGGCGGAGGCCTTTAAGATGAACGAGCGCGACCGCGCCGCGATCAAGGCGGTCGAGGCCGCCAAGAAACAGCAAAAGCGCACGATGCTCTACTCGACCATAGGGATGTTCATTCTGCTCTGGCTGGTCGCAGGGACGTTCTACGTGAAGTTCATCCGCCCGCGCTCGAAGGTGACCAACGTTCTCGTGAAAGTCCCCGCCGGGCCATTCATTTATCAGGACGGCAAGACCCTCAGCCTGCCCGATTTCTGGATCGACAAATACGAGGTGACCATCGCGCAATACGCCGCTTTCCTGGAAGCGTTGGAGAAAAATCCCACGACGAAATACGACGCGCCGAGCCAGCCGAAAGGCAAGTCGCACACGCCGAAGGATTGGGAGCGTTTCTATGTGCAGGCGCGCAAGGCGAAGACGTTTGAGTTTGCCCCGATCAACCTCGATACCCCGATTTTTAACGTCGATTGGTACGACGCCTACGCCTTTGCCAAATGGGCCGGACGCCGTCTGCCGACCGAGCAGGAATGGGAAAAAGCCGCCCGCGGTCCAAACGGCAATCTCTACGCCTGGGGCAACACCTTCGACACATCGAAATTGAACTCAAGCGCCGACTACAATAGCGATCCGCGCGTCGAGGGAACCAAGGACGGCTACAATCGCTGGGCTCCGGTCGATAAACATCCCACCGATAAGAGCGAATATGGCGCGCTCGACATGACGGGTAACGTCTCCGAATGGACCGCCTCTACGGAGCGCGTGATGGGATTCGACACGCCGGTGATTCGCGGCGGTTCCTTCCGGTTGCCCGATTACGAATTGACCAAGCGACGACTGGACCTTTTGCAGGAACAAGCGACCATGTCGGTGGGTTTCCGGACTGTCTCGGACACGCCGCCCGCCGCCAAATAG
- a CDS encoding chloride channel protein, with protein MNSTHVSTHSAPVSEHRTFIFISAIAVVLGVISSFVAQALTRLIGLVTNLSFYGRISTEFVSPAGNHLGAWVIVVPVIGGLLVGLMARYGSKAIRGHGIPEAMEQVLENHSRIPARIVLLKPISAAISIGTGGPFGAEGPIIATGGAIGSLLGQILSTTAAERKTLLAAGAAAGMAAIFGSPISAVLLAVELLLFEFRPRSVVPVALAAATAAGMRIHFEGAEAIFAMPALAPVSLTALGFYALIGIAMGVLAVGVTRAVYWIEDAFELLPIHWMWWPAIGAVAVGVIGWFAPRTLGVGYTNISDILCNRLPLNAIAFLCVMKFISWAISLGSGTSGGTLAPLLTIGSGAGNVLGAFLLTLFPASGLDVRVASLLGMAAVFAGASRALLASVVFAFETTLQPNGLLPLLAGSALAFLTARMLMKNSIMTEKIARRGLKIPDDFEADVFHQATVAQLMDTQIRTLGATTTVGELAERISRHDPEISAYQAWPLVDAAGQLAGIVTRHDLLRSLGNSEASLSYIGSTRLVTAYPEESMHDAVARMLQHGVGRLLVVDRSDAKKLVGYLSRTSLLSTRMRSLHHEHTRDDGWWRSFRK; from the coding sequence TTGAACTCGACTCACGTTTCCACGCACTCAGCGCCGGTCAGCGAACACCGGACTTTCATCTTTATCTCGGCCATTGCGGTTGTGCTGGGCGTGATTAGTTCGTTTGTCGCGCAGGCTTTGACGCGATTGATCGGGCTGGTGACGAACCTCTCTTTCTATGGACGCATCTCCACCGAGTTTGTCTCGCCTGCCGGAAATCATCTCGGCGCATGGGTCATCGTTGTTCCCGTGATCGGCGGTTTGTTAGTCGGTCTGATGGCGCGATACGGGTCGAAGGCGATTCGCGGCCACGGCATTCCCGAGGCGATGGAGCAGGTGCTGGAAAACCACAGTCGCATCCCGGCGCGCATCGTTCTTCTGAAACCCATCTCGGCCGCGATTTCCATCGGCACCGGCGGGCCGTTCGGAGCGGAAGGCCCGATCATTGCCACGGGCGGAGCGATCGGATCGTTGCTTGGCCAGATCCTGAGCACCACGGCGGCGGAACGAAAAACCCTGCTCGCTGCGGGAGCCGCCGCTGGCATGGCCGCGATCTTCGGCAGCCCGATCTCCGCCGTCTTGCTAGCGGTGGAATTGCTCCTTTTTGAATTTCGTCCGCGCTCTGTGGTGCCCGTCGCACTGGCGGCGGCGACGGCAGCGGGAATGCGCATCCATTTCGAGGGAGCGGAGGCGATTTTTGCGATGCCAGCGCTGGCTCCGGTGTCGCTCACGGCACTCGGATTTTACGCGCTCATCGGGATAGCGATGGGAGTGCTCGCGGTCGGCGTGACGAGGGCAGTTTACTGGATCGAGGATGCATTTGAGTTGCTACCGATTCACTGGATGTGGTGGCCGGCCATCGGCGCGGTCGCGGTGGGCGTGATCGGCTGGTTTGCGCCGCGCACTTTAGGCGTGGGTTACACGAATATCTCCGACATCCTCTGCAATCGCCTGCCGCTGAATGCGATCGCGTTTCTCTGCGTGATGAAATTCATTTCCTGGGCGATCTCCCTCGGCAGCGGCACTTCGGGCGGCACTCTCGCTCCACTCCTAACTATCGGCAGCGGAGCGGGAAATGTGCTCGGCGCGTTTCTCCTAACCTTATTTCCGGCGAGCGGGCTGGATGTGCGGGTCGCCAGCTTGCTCGGCATGGCGGCGGTCTTTGCGGGAGCTTCGCGGGCCTTGCTGGCGTCGGTGGTTTTCGCCTTTGAAACGACGCTGCAGCCGAATGGTTTGCTGCCGTTGCTGGCGGGGTCGGCGCTGGCTTTTCTGACGGCCCGGATGCTGATGAAAAACTCCATCATGACTGAGAAAATCGCCCGCCGTGGACTAAAAATTCCAGACGACTTTGAGGCGGATGTGTTTCATCAGGCGACCGTCGCGCAACTCATGGACACGCAAATTCGCACGCTCGGAGCGACCACCACAGTCGGCGAACTAGCGGAAAGAATTTCGCGTCACGACCCGGAGATTTCCGCCTATCAAGCCTGGCCTCTGGTCGATGCCGCCGGGCAGCTTGCGGGAATCGTCACGCGCCACGACTTGCTCCGGTCGTTGGGAAATTCTGAGGCGAGTTTGAGCTATATCGGCAGCACGCGACTCGTCACGGCTTATCCCGAGGAATCCATGCACGACGCCGTGGCGCGGATGCTCCAGCACGGTGTCGGGCGGCTGCTCGTGGTGGATCGCTCTGATGCGAAAAAACTCGTTGGCTATCTCAGTCGCACCAGTCTGCTTTCCACGCGGATGCGCAGTCTGCACCACGAGCACACCCGCGACGACGGCTGGTGGCGTTCGTTCCGGAAATGA
- a CDS encoding translation initiation factor: MKRPAPHRIPTDQPQSGGLNPAFSGLQLDSLPPGPSESNATPVDPVWKLGRVVLQRETAHRGGKTVVVVQDFATHLPASVIERVAKKLRAACGCGGTVKDRRIEIQGDQVAKIRMLLESEGFQVAGVR; the protein is encoded by the coding sequence ATGAAACGTCCCGCGCCGCATCGCATTCCCACAGACCAGCCGCAGTCGGGCGGGCTGAACCCGGCTTTCAGTGGACTGCAACTCGACTCACTTCCACCCGGACCGTCAGAGTCGAATGCAACTCCCGTGGACCCCGTCTGGAAATTGGGCCGAGTCGTTCTCCAGAGAGAAACGGCGCATCGCGGCGGAAAAACGGTGGTCGTCGTGCAGGATTTCGCCACGCATCTGCCTGCGAGCGTAATCGAGCGCGTCGCGAAAAAACTCCGCGCCGCCTGCGGTTGCGGCGGCACGGTGAAAGATCGCCGGATCGAAATTCAGGGCGATCAAGTGGCGAAGATACGAATGCTACTCGAATCCGAAGGCTTCCAAGTCGCTGGCGTGCGCTAA
- a CDS encoding MarR family winged helix-turn-helix transcriptional regulator, with protein MSRLKPVSQQDYQTLAAFRKALREFLRFSEEAALAEGIAPQQHQTLLVIGACPPAGAVTVGEVAAHLQIKHHSAVGLVERMRSAGLITKEPDASDRRKVSLRLTAEGQRMLENLSSAHKSELARLGPALRSMLQTLEESN; from the coding sequence ATGTCGCGGTTGAAGCCAGTCTCCCAGCAGGATTATCAGACGCTGGCCGCGTTTCGCAAAGCACTGAGGGAATTCCTCCGCTTCAGTGAGGAGGCGGCGCTGGCGGAGGGCATCGCCCCACAACAACACCAGACGCTGCTAGTCATCGGAGCCTGTCCGCCAGCCGGGGCGGTGACAGTCGGCGAAGTGGCGGCGCACCTGCAAATCAAACATCACAGCGCGGTCGGGCTCGTCGAACGCATGCGTAGCGCCGGGCTCATTACCAAGGAGCCAGACGCCAGCGACCGCCGCAAGGTCTCGCTCCGGCTTACGGCGGAGGGACAGCGAATGCTGGAAAACCTTTCCTCCGCTCATAAATCCGAGCTGGCGCGTCTCGGGCCAGCCTTGCGCTCCATGCTGCAAACTCTGGAGGAATCGAATTGA
- a CDS encoding cation acetate symporter, with protein MHFPLAAAAIDPWIVVFSLVTVAITIYMGFRSAKTSKTAGDFFVAGRSVSVGWNASAISGEYLSAASFMGIAGMVMSSGYDALWYPVCYACGYLFLLLFIAGPLRRFGAYTIPDFAEGRFDSPLFRKIAVVFVLFIGFFYTMPQMKGAGTTLAYIFPGMPYWGGVALVGGVITLNVSLGGMKGITLVQALQYWMKLFAITVPIFVLMFVYGGYNKNLGANASAQTPAAIVQNVDRKPLVEKAPKDEAWIAPFGPLTTKAAKAAHLSPEQSRPYSLLYTYSLIIALVCGTAGLPHILVRFYTNPDGVAAKRTTMWVMILIGVFYVFPPVFGVIGRNLMPELYTGLTGIKGTDQVVLKLPTLIREKYGVLGSILSGITCAGAFAAFMSTFSGLLVSMTGALAHDVYGRMLRPNSTPEQRMRAFKVAAVLIGAISVILGCFVEPLEINFMVGQAFAIAAASYFPLLFMSVWWRGMTMAGAATGMLTGGICALIAAALTNASNLSLDKGPMGHVFAGFAPLNPFWAQHPLLRILCEQPAIWTVPLAIGLMVIVSKATAAKVPGDVETKMLVLHAPEALGYRQDYIAEHTGGH; from the coding sequence ATGCATTTCCCCCTGGCTGCCGCTGCGATCGATCCGTGGATCGTGGTTTTCTCTCTCGTCACCGTCGCGATCACGATCTACATGGGCTTTCGCTCAGCGAAAACGTCCAAGACCGCCGGTGATTTCTTCGTCGCCGGACGTAGCGTTTCCGTCGGCTGGAACGCTTCCGCCATCAGCGGCGAATACCTTTCTGCGGCGAGTTTCATGGGTATCGCGGGAATGGTCATGTCCAGCGGCTACGACGCGCTTTGGTATCCGGTTTGTTACGCTTGCGGCTATTTGTTTTTGCTCCTCTTCATCGCCGGACCGCTCCGTCGCTTCGGGGCTTACACGATTCCCGATTTCGCCGAGGGGCGTTTCGATTCGCCTCTTTTCCGCAAGATCGCCGTCGTCTTCGTGCTCTTTATCGGCTTTTTCTACACCATGCCGCAGATGAAAGGCGCGGGGACCACACTCGCCTACATCTTCCCCGGCATGCCGTATTGGGGCGGCGTCGCATTGGTTGGCGGCGTCATCACCCTCAACGTCTCCTTGGGCGGCATGAAAGGCATCACGCTCGTCCAGGCGCTGCAATACTGGATGAAACTTTTCGCCATCACAGTGCCGATCTTCGTCCTGATGTTCGTCTATGGCGGGTATAACAAAAACCTCGGAGCCAACGCTTCTGCACAAACTCCCGCAGCCATCGTCCAGAACGTCGATCGCAAGCCCCTCGTCGAAAAAGCCCCCAAGGACGAAGCCTGGATCGCCCCCTTCGGACCGCTCACCACCAAGGCCGCCAAAGCCGCGCACCTCAGTCCCGAGCAATCCCGCCCTTACTCCCTTCTCTACACTTACAGCCTCATCATCGCCTTGGTCTGCGGCACTGCCGGTCTGCCCCACATCCTCGTCCGCTTCTACACCAACCCCGACGGCGTCGCCGCCAAACGCACCACCATGTGGGTCATGATCCTCATCGGCGTCTTCTACGTATTCCCGCCCGTCTTTGGCGTCATCGGACGCAACCTCATGCCCGAGCTTTACACCGGCCTCACCGGCATCAAAGGCACCGACCAAGTCGTGCTCAAACTCCCCACTTTGATCCGGGAAAAATACGGCGTCCTCGGCTCCATCCTCAGCGGCATCACCTGCGCGGGAGCTTTCGCCGCCTTCATGAGCACCTTTAGTGGACTCCTCGTTTCCATGACTGGCGCCCTCGCTCACGACGTTTACGGGCGGATGCTGCGTCCGAATTCCACTCCCGAGCAGCGGATGAGAGCCTTCAAAGTCGCCGCCGTCCTCATCGGTGCCATCTCCGTCATCCTCGGCTGCTTCGTCGAACCCCTTGAGATTAACTTCATGGTCGGCCAGGCCTTCGCCATCGCCGCCGCCAGTTACTTTCCACTCCTCTTCATGAGCGTCTGGTGGCGTGGAATGACCATGGCCGGAGCCGCCACCGGCATGTTGACCGGCGGTATCTGCGCCCTCATCGCCGCCGCCCTTACCAACGCCAGCAACCTCTCCCTCGACAAAGGCCCCATGGGCCACGTCTTTGCCGGATTCGCCCCCCTCAACCCCTTCTGGGCCCAGCACCCACTCCTGCGCATCCTCTGCGAGCAACCCGCCATCTGGACCGTCCCCCTCGCCATCGGATTGATGGTCATAGTCAGCAAAGCCACCGCCGCCAAAGTCCCCGGAGACGTCGAGACCAAAATGCTCGTCCTGCACGCCCCCGAAGCCCTCGGCTACCGCCAGGACTACATCGCCGAGCACACCGGCGGACATTAA
- a CDS encoding DUF485 domain-containing protein, producing MALPSGQQRTAFLHYLMAQQLRLSIFCALTFLVVLLGLPLANYFLPDLMATRVFGFTLTWFVLGIAFFPFVWVISYYFIRRSLALEAEEVSKASNKI from the coding sequence ATGGCACTCCCCTCTGGTCAGCAACGCACGGCATTTCTGCATTACCTCATGGCGCAACAGCTTCGGCTTTCGATCTTTTGCGCGCTGACATTTCTCGTCGTCCTCCTCGGGTTGCCTCTGGCGAACTATTTTCTGCCCGACCTGATGGCGACGCGGGTTTTCGGTTTTACCCTGACTTGGTTTGTCTTGGGCATCGCATTTTTCCCGTTCGTCTGGGTCATTTCTTATTACTTCATCCGCCGCTCCCTCGCTCTCGAAGCCGAGGAAGTTTCCAAGGCGTCCAATAAAATCTAA
- a CDS encoding LysM peptidoglycan-binding domain-containing protein: protein MRVMQGSLKREHRWRSVSHLTGIAVILFSFTACEQVVRKHDAKLLQEASQANQRGDYVAALNLYEAALDDSTASADIHFQMALICETKLHDPLAALFHFRRCEHVFPRGPHAAEARKSCERLEPMVVSALSKENMLSKTDAVILKNEAQTLRKQILQLKAQLAAVPRPVADKNAKNSEPDPELLKKMGGRTYVVEPGDTLEKISRKLYKNKGRIQDLADANINNLPNPKKLQVGQTLIVPP, encoded by the coding sequence ATGAGAGTGATGCAAGGAAGTCTGAAACGAGAACACCGGTGGCGCAGCGTTTCACACCTGACTGGGATCGCCGTCATTTTATTCAGCTTCACTGCCTGTGAGCAAGTCGTCCGCAAGCACGACGCAAAATTATTGCAGGAAGCCAGTCAGGCCAACCAGCGCGGGGATTATGTCGCGGCGCTGAATCTTTACGAGGCTGCCCTCGACGACTCCACCGCCTCCGCCGACATCCATTTCCAGATGGCGCTCATCTGCGAAACGAAATTGCACGACCCCCTCGCGGCGCTCTTTCACTTCCGGCGCTGCGAACACGTCTTCCCGCGAGGGCCGCACGCTGCCGAGGCCCGGAAATCCTGCGAACGCCTTGAGCCCATGGTCGTCAGTGCGCTTTCCAAGGAAAACATGCTCTCCAAAACGGACGCCGTCATCCTGAAAAACGAAGCGCAGACCCTCCGCAAACAAATCCTCCAACTCAAGGCTCAGCTCGCCGCCGTGCCGCGCCCGGTCGCTGATAAAAACGCCAAAAACTCCGAGCCCGACCCCGAGTTGCTCAAGAAAATGGGCGGCCGCACCTACGTCGTCGAGCCCGGCGACACCCTGGAAAAAATCTCGCGCAAACTCTACAAAAACAAAGGCCGCATCCAGGACCTCGCCGACGCTAACATCAACAACCTGCCCAATCCGAAGAAACTCCAAGTCGGCCAGACCCTCATCGTCCCGCCGTAG
- a CDS encoding type II toxin-antitoxin system death-on-curing family toxin, with protein MTEPYWFGRDECLALHDMMLAQHGGMAGIRDDNMLESALAKPRQLFSYGQPSLVEMAAAYAAGVVKNHPFIDGNKRTGFMLGAGFLERNGCEFFADEAESVIKTLALAAREMSEAEFASWMELNCKPA; from the coding sequence GTGACTGAACCGTATTGGTTTGGTCGCGACGAGTGTCTCGCGTTACACGATATGATGCTGGCCCAACACGGCGGCATGGCCGGGATTCGCGACGACAATATGCTCGAATCGGCGCTCGCCAAACCGCGCCAGCTTTTTTCCTACGGGCAACCTTCCCTAGTGGAAATGGCGGCGGCTTACGCGGCGGGAGTCGTGAAAAACCATCCGTTCATCGACGGAAACAAACGCACTGGCTTCATGTTGGGTGCCGGTTTTCTGGAAAGAAATGGCTGCGAATTCTTCGCCGATGAGGCCGAATCGGTGATTAAAACGCTCGCACTCGCCGCTCGCGAAATGTCGGAAGCGGAGTTTGCCAGTTGGATGGAACTCAACTGCAAACCGGCCTGA
- a CDS encoding AbrB/MazE/SpoVT family DNA-binding domain-containing protein, producing the protein MILELKLRKIGNSVGLVLPKEALAQLNAQEGDTITLTDAKDGLRLTTGNADFAKSMAVFENLSRRYRNTLRELAK; encoded by the coding sequence ATGATCCTCGAACTGAAGCTCCGCAAAATCGGCAACTCCGTCGGCCTCGTTCTCCCAAAGGAAGCTCTAGCGCAGCTTAACGCTCAGGAAGGCGATACGATTACGCTCACCGATGCCAAAGACGGCTTGCGACTAACCACCGGCAATGCGGATTTCGCCAAATCGATGGCGGTGTTTGAGAATTTGAGCCGGCGCTATCGCAACACTCTGCGGGAACTCGCCAAGTGA